The genomic window GCGGGCTGGACTACCTAAAGGACGTGGTCATCAGGGACAAGCTGCACATTGCCGCCGAACTGGAAGCCGACATGCAGCACATCGTCGACACCTATGAGTGCGAGTGGAAGAACGCCGTTACCGACCCCGAGACCCGCAAGCGCTTCCGCCAGTTCGTCAACAGCGACCAGCGCGACCCGAACGTGGTGTTCGTCGAGGAGCGCGGCCAGATCCGCCCGGCCCGGCCTGACGAGCGCAAGGTTGTCATTCCAATTATTCAAGCCGCATAAGGAGCAAGCATGTCCACCCAACCTCACGCATTGCGCTGGAGCCCCGTCTGCACGCTGGACGACATCGCGCCCAACACCGGCATCTGCGCCTTGGTCAACGACCGCCATGTGGCCGTGTTCCATGTGACCGGCGAAACCGGCCAGCTGTTCGCCATCGACAACTACGACCCCAACGCGCAAGCCAGCGTGCTGTCGCGCGGCCTGATCGGCAGCCTGGGCGAGCGCATCGTGGTTGCCTCGCCGATCTACAAGCATCACTTCGACCTGCAGAGCGGCGAATGCCTGGAGGCGCCCGAGAACTCGGTCAATGCCTATGCGGTGCGGGTGGAAGACCGCGTGGTGCATGTGGCGCTGTAACACAAGAACCGA from Noviherbaspirillum sp. L7-7A includes these protein-coding regions:
- the nirD gene encoding nitrite reductase small subunit NirD, which gives rise to MSTQPHALRWSPVCTLDDIAPNTGICALVNDRHVAVFHVTGETGQLFAIDNYDPNAQASVLSRGLIGSLGERIVVASPIYKHHFDLQSGECLEAPENSVNAYAVRVEDRVVHVAL